The Suncus etruscus isolate mSunEtr1 chromosome 14, mSunEtr1.pri.cur, whole genome shotgun sequence genome contains a region encoding:
- the LOC126027238 gene encoding eukaryotic translation initiation factor 2 subunit 3, X-linked-like, with product MAGEEGGVTLGQPHLSRQDLSTLDVTKLTPLSHEVISRQATINIGTIGHVAHGKSTVVKAISGVHTVRFKNELERNITIKLGYANAKIYKLDDPSCPRPECYRSCGSSTPDEFPTDIPGTKGNFKLVRHVSFVDCPGHDILMATMLNGAAVMDAALLLIAGNESCPQPQTSEHLAAIEIMKLKHILILQNKIDLVKESQAKEQYEQILAFVQGTVAEGAPIIPISAQLKYNIEVVCEYIVKKIPVPPRDFTSEPRLIVIRSFDVNKPGCEVDDLKGGVAGGSILKGVLKVGQEIEVRPGIVSKDSEGKLMCKPIFSKIVSLFAEHNDLQYAAPGGLIGVGTKIDPTLCRADRMVGQVLGAIEALPEIFTELEISYFLLRRLLGVRTEGDKKAAKVQKLSKNEVLMVNIGSLSTGGRVSAVKADLGKIVLTNPVCTEVGEKIALSRRVEKHWRLIGWGQIRRGVTIKPTVDDD from the coding sequence ATGGCAGGGGAAGAGGGCGGCGTGACTTTGGGGCAGCCACATCTTTCTCGCCAGGATCTCTCCACGTTGGATGTTACTAAGCTGACACCACTTTCACATGAAGTTATCAGTAGACAAGCTACAATTAATATAGGTACCATCGGTCATGTAGCCCATGGGAAATCCACAGTTGTAAAAGCTATTTCTGGAGTTCACACTGTCAGATTCAAAAATGAACTTGAAAGAAATATTACCATCAAACTTGGATATGCTAATGCTAAGATTTATAAACTTGATGACCCAAGCTGTCCTCGTCCAGAATGCTATAGATCCTGTGGAAGTAGTACACCTGATGAATTTCCAACAGACATTCCAGGAACTAAAGGGAACTTCAAATTAgtcagacatgtttcctttgttGACTGTCCTGGTCACGATATTTTGATGGCAACTATGCTTAATGGTGCAGCAGTGATGGATGCAGCTCTTCTACTGATAGCTGGCAATGAATCTTGCCCCCAGCCTCAAACATCTGAACACCTGGCTGCCATAGAAATCATGAAACTGAAGCATATTTTGattctacaaaataaaattgatttggtCAAAGAAAGCCAAGCTAAGGAACAGTACGAACAGATTCTTGCATTTGTTCAAGGCACAGTAGCTGAAGGAGCCCCTATTATTCCAATTTCTGCTCAGTTAAAATACAATATTGAAGTTGTCTGTGAGTACATTGTGAAGAAGATTCCGGTACCTCCAAGAGACTTCACCTCAGAGCCCCGACTTATTGTTATTAGATCCTTTGATGTCAACAAACCTGGCTGTGAAGTTGATGACCTTAAAGGGGGTGTTGCTGGTGGTAGTATTCTCAAAGGAGTATTAAAGGTGGGCCAAGAAATAGAAGTCAGACCTGGGATTGTTTCTAAAGATAGTGAAGGGAAACTCATGTGTAAGCCAATTTTTTCCAAAATCGTATCACTTTTTGCAGAGCATAATGATCTTCAGTATGCTGCTCCAGGCGGTCTGATCGGAGTGGGCACAAAAATCGACCCCACTTTGTGCCGAGCTGACAGAATGGTGGGGCAGGTACTTGGTGCCATTGAAGCTTTACCTGAGATCTTCACAGAACTGGAAATTTCCTATTTCCTACTTAGACGGCTTCTAGGTGTCCGCACTGAAGGAGACAAGAAAGCAGCAAAGGTGCAAAAGCTGTCGAAGAATGAAGTTCTTATGGTGAACATAGGATCCTTGTCAACAGGAGGAAGAGTTAGTGCAGTGAAAGCTGATTTGGGAAAAATTGTTCTGACTAATCCTGTGTGCACGGAAGTAGGAGAAAAGATTGCACTGAGCCGAAGAGTTGAGAAGCACTGGCGTTTAATTGGTTGGGGACAAATAAGAAGAGGGGTGACAATCAAACCCACAGTAGACGATGACTGA